The Onthophagus taurus isolate NC chromosome 2, IU_Otau_3.0, whole genome shotgun sequence genome includes a window with the following:
- the LOC139432710 gene encoding uncharacterized protein, with protein sequence MSTQKLNLYREPIVDNSIAREEVHSYHPSTNSFQNNDIFTIELNQQDVLFSFFESYIRIEGDYKEKLNDPTDTIQLTHNLPTYLFEYIAFEHNGTEIERVREPGLTLLIRTLIFRNLERSYLEIAGLKWPPEGNLPTVCANKDFTFQIPLSHIFGLFRDYNHVMRGCFKFRFVRSRTDSNCYKSTSKVDSSTAEFTVKTVTLLAKHVYPSPSIKMKLLDGLNKNANIPVPFRKWSFYELPSMRKGNKEIWSVTSTTNRGRPQYVIVAFQTNRKDQPNSDFTLFDHLNIIDLKVYLNSYCYPFESMNLEFAKENYVELYKMYTEFQPYIWETSRKQPIMDFASFKKRPLFVVDTTKNNDEEAAPSASCEVRIEIQSGKDFPPDTKAYCILLQESMYTYKPLSGEVFVIIN encoded by the coding sequence ATGTCCACACAAAAGTTAAATCTATACCGCGAACCCATCGTGGATAATTCGATCGCTAGAGAAGAGGTGCATAGTTATCATCCCTCcacaaattcttttcaaaataacgATATATTCACCATTGAACTGAACCAAcaagatgttttattttcgttcTTCGAAAGTTATATACGTATTGAGGGagattacaaagaaaaattaaacgatcCAACTGACACTATCCAGCTAACGCAcaacttaccaacatatcTATTTGAGTATATCGCATTTGAGCATAACGGTACTGAAATCGAACGGGTACGTGAACCCGGTTTAACATTATTGATTCGAACCCTAATCTTTAGAAATTTAGAAAGAAGCTATTTAGAAATAGCTGGTTTAAAATGGCCACCCGAAGGAAATTTGCCTACAGTTTGTGCGAACAAGGATTTCACGTTTCAAATCCCATTAAGTCATATTTTCGGATTATTTAGAGACTATAATCACGTTATGAGAGGTTGTTTCAAATTTAGATTTGTTAGAAGTCGTACTGACTCCAATTGTTATAAATCTACATCAAAAGTCGATTCTAGCACCGCAGAGTTTACTGTAAAAACGGTTACATTGTTGGCGAAACATGTGTACCCAAGCCCATCTATAAAGATGAAGCTGTTAGATGGCTTAAATAAAAACGCAAACATACCCGTACCGTTTCGGAAGTGGTCTTTTTATGAGCTACCTTCAATGAGAAAGGGAAATAAAGAGATTTGGTCGGTCACGTCAACAACTAACAGAGGTAGACCTCAATACGTTATAGTTGCATTCCAAACCAATCGAAAGGATCAGCCGAATTCAGATTTTACACTTTTCGATCACTTGAACATTATAGATCTTAAAGTATATCTAAACTCATACTGCTATCCATTCGAGTCGATGAATTTGGAGTTTGCGAAAGAAAATTATGTTGAACTCTATAAAATGTATACCGAATTTCAACCGTATATTTGGGAAACATCTCGAAAACAACCGATTATGGATTTCGCAAGCTTTAAAAAGAGACCTTTATTCGTGGTGGATACCACAAAGAATAACGATGAAGAAGCCGCTCCATCCGCATCATGTGAGGTGCGTATCGAAATTCAAAGTGGTAAAGATTTTCCGCCTGATACAAAAGCATACTGTATACTACTTCAAGAATCCATGTATACGTACAAACCTTTGAGTGGGGAGGTAtttgtaattataaattaa
- the LOC139432709 gene encoding uncharacterized protein, protein MFSLYGNHKWLHLLDAITTQYNNSKHSTTKMKPSQINSKSVENKLLNTVYNHIKIAGKGNFNVGDVVRITKHKHVFDKGYLPNWTTELFKIIKTQITNPISYLLEDMNGQPIKGAFYEFELQRSKQPDVYLV, encoded by the coding sequence atgtttagtctTTACGGAAATCATAAATGGTTACACTTATTGGATGCTATTACAACTCAATATAACAATTCAAAGCATTCAACCACGAAAATGAAACCATctcaaataaattcgaaatctgtagaaaataaacttctcAATACGGTGtacaatcatattaaaattgccggTAAGGGAAACTTTAATGTTGGAGATGTAGTTCGCATTACCAAGCATAAGCATGTCTTCGATAAAGGATATTTACCCAACTGGACCACtgagttatttaaaataattaaaacacaaattacgaatccaatttcttatttattagaagataTGAATGGACAACCTATTAAAGGAGCTTTTTATGAATTCGAACTTCAAAGATCCAAACAACCTGATGTGTATCTTGtttaa
- the LOC139432711 gene encoding uncharacterized protein has protein sequence MSRLSQLGQCNFPPKKSISELQPDTPYPIKCAKRLKTCSWPSVLLELEAGFVIYLPRRIAEDITDEEIIELSKMSIIYKGAKDIDECPSERLLSSEENKCEKNFIKYTTRDEHGHYTVALPFNEKKELLENNLPETLNRFQSLERRLSRDSVLKEEYKRFMVEYEKLGHMKRVANLNNENLKKLEYEHYIPHHPVFKASSSTTKVRVVFNASSKANGKFSLNDTLLVGPVIQNELFSIILRFRKHNIALVADIEKMFRQVNVREEHTNFQSIPWRNEPIEKIGVYNLCTVTYGTASATFLTTRCLADVAILNVKDYSIASKAIIYDMYVDDLITGCHSVEDGLKLRENIYKILRSGDFYLRKWGSSSVEILEKCAGLNPNDKSLVKDEIDNGILCVIWYSSYDTKRFVINTDIKPSKQLTKRSILSSVSRIFDPLGLIAPITIQSKIFIQQLWTMKLDWDDDLPEFVIESWNRFEAQLLSITEIRSPRRVFTNKIIHRVKNDLDYNISKVFYFTESTIVLNWLNSSPTRWKIFVANRVAKIQALSIIDDWYHVTGKENPADIPTHELRVLGPLTTDEINNSFIRIVILTQREFTSDIDHLKAKGDLATTSKLKSLSPFIDSNNILRVGGRLKNANISYNFKHPILLPKNCALTKLIVWHEHNRHFHAGTSATLAAI, from the exons ATGTCTCGTCTAAGTCAATTGGGTCAGTGTAATTTCCCAccgaaaaaatcaatttctgaGCTTCAACCAGACACTCCATACCCAATTAAGTGCGCGAAACGGCTTAAAACGTGTTCTTGGCCGTCCGTGTTACTTGAACTGGAGGCTGGATTCGTAATTTATTTACCAAGACGCATCGCTGAAGATATTACCGACGAAGAAATTATCGAACTTAGCAAAATGTCTATAATTTATAAGGGTGCAAAAGACATTG ACGAATGCCCTTCTGAACGATTACTTTCTTCAGAAGAGAATAAGTGTGAAAAAAACTTCATCAAGTATACAACCAGAGATGAACATGGCCATTATACGGTAGCGTTACCCTTCAATGAGAAGAAGGAGCTGttggaaaataatttaccAGAAACCCTGAATCGGTTTCAAAGCTTGGAGAGAAGATTAAGTCGAGATAGTGTTTTGAAGGAAGaatataaacggtttatggtgGAATATGAAAAATTAGGGCATATGAAAAGAGTTGCTAATTTAAACAATGAAAACCTAAAGAAACTTGAATATGAACATTACATTCCTCATCACCCAGTATTCAAAGCTTCTAGCTCAACAACCAAAGTCAGAGTAGTATTCAACGCTTCTTCAAAGGCTAAtggtaaattttcattaaacgaTACGTTATTGGTTGGACCAGTAATACAAAACGAACTGTTTTCGATTATATTAAGATTTAGAAAACACAATATAGCATTGGTTGCTgatatcgaaaaaatgtttcgaCAAGTAAACGTTCGTGAAGAACATACCAATTTTCAAAGTATTCCTTGGAGGAATGAACCTATCGAGAAGATTGGTGTATACAATTTATGTACTGTTACGTATGGTACTGCCtctgcaacatttttaacCACACGATGTTTGGCCGACGTTGCTATTTTAAATGTGAAGGATTACTCTATCGCATCAAAGGCAATAATCTATGATATGTACGTGGATGACCTCATTACAGGATGCCATAGTGTAGAAGATGGCTTGAAATTGAGAGAAAACATCTACAAAATCCTAAGAAGTggagatttttatttaagaaaatgggGGAGTAGCTCCGtagaaattttagaaaaatgtgcaGGTTTAAATCCTAACGATAAATCTTTAGTTAAAGACGAAATAGACAATGGAATATTATGTGTTATTTGGTATTCGTCATATGATACTAAACGATTCGTTATCAATACAGATATCAAACCGAGCAAACAATTAACAAAGAGATCTATCCTGTCAAGCGTTTCCAGAATTTTCGATCCCTTAGGTCTGATCGCACCAATCacaattcaatcaaaaatattcatcCAACAATTATGGACAATGAAATTGGATTGGGACGACGACTTACCAGAATTTGTCATAGAATCCTGGAACCGCTTTGAAGCACAATTACTTTCTATCACAGAGATACGTAGTCCTAGACGTGTATTTACAAACAAAATCA TTCATCGGGTAAAAAATGATCTCGACTACAATATTTctaaagtattttattttactgaGTCAACAATTGTATTGAACTGGCTCAACAGCAGCCCAACAAGATGGAAGATATTTGTTGCGAACAGAGTGGCGAAAATACAAGCTCTCAGCATAATCGATGATTGGTATCATGTTACAGGAAAGGAAAATCCAGCCGATATTCCAACACATGAGCTTAGAGTACTTGGACCTTTAACTACcgatgaaataaataattcattcaTAAGAATAGTAATATTAACGCAGCGCGAATTCACCTCTGATATAGATCACCTGAAAGCTAAAGGTGATTTAGCTACAACGAGTAAATTAAAGTCTTTATCACCTTTTATTGATTCTAATAACATATTACGCGTTGGTGGAAGACTAAAGAATGCGaatatatcatataattttaaacatccAATACTTTTACCTAAAAATTGTGCATTGACGAAATTAATTGTCTGGCATGAGCACAATAGGCATTTTCATGCAGGAACTTCAGCTACTTTAGCTGCAATTTGA
- the LOC139432708 gene encoding uncharacterized protein, which translates to MPNEQTFIVDDDAENADSEAALRKPTKLMAYFRLNQIDPDARDLKYPEIPEHYVWEDRDGSWSPTDMEKIYLRMLLAHVAGSTSFEALRTVNETVCETFQEACRRMGLLERVDEYDRCVIEPANNAPPKRLRRLFALICLVAVDNAALELSQLWLNHRIALMDDFLYAGNDESFTGVKLSINPSNKLKTLIIP; encoded by the coding sequence ATGCCAAACGAACAAACGTTCATCGTAGACGACGATGCTGAAAATGCCGATTCTGAAGCGGCCCTTAGAAAACCCACAAAGTTAATGGCATATTTTCGTTTGAACCAGATCGATCCGGACGCGAGGGACCTTAAATATCCGGAGATACCCGAACACTACGTGTGGGAGGATCGCGACGGCAGTTGGAGTCCCACGGacatggaaaaaatttatcttcGAATGCTATTGGCGCACGTAGCGGGTTCCACATCGTTTGAAGCGTTGAGAACCGTCAACGAAACGGTATGCGAAACATTTCAAGAAGCCTGCCGGAGAATGGGACTTTTGGAACGCGTCGATGAATACGATCGCTGCGTGATCGAACCGGCGAATAACGCTCCTCCGAAACGTCTTAGGCGCCTATTTGCTCTTATTTGTTTGGTTGCTGTAGATAATGCCGCGTTAGAATTAAGTCAACTATGGCTGAATCACCGAATCGCGTTAATGGATGATTTCCTTTACGCCGGTAACGACGAAAGCTTtactggtgtgaagttatccataaatcccagcaataaacttaaaacattaataattccgtaa